The following are encoded together in the Corticium candelabrum chromosome 1, ooCorCand1.1, whole genome shotgun sequence genome:
- the LOC134196558 gene encoding uncharacterized protein LOC134196558 isoform X2: protein MVSERMDPDSPAAADLEQHCEPDKDSEEINIESITHDCAQQDQPSEQLNLRERVQRLEDTVRKMVDNLKKIINRRTRNEELGSDNENEDGNNIDMSLLKRKCRAASSASVAVRELAAIVFTKDELISSSSLSRSTMTFPVERATKSWETK, encoded by the exons ATGGTGTCAGAAAGAATGGACCCGGATTCACCTGCAGCTGCAGACTTGGAACAGCATTG CGAGCCTGACAAAGATTCAGAAGAGATCAATATTGAAAGCATCACGCATGACTGCGCTCAG CAAGATCAACCCTCTGAACAATTAAATTTACGAGAACGAGTACAACGGCTGGAAGACACTGTGAGAAAGATGGTAGATAACTTGAAAAAG ATCATTAATAGAAGAACTAGAAATGAAGAATTAGGGAGTGACAAC GAGAATGAAGATGGCAACAATATAGACATG TCTTTGTTGAAAAGAAAATGCAGAGCTGCATCATCCGCTTCCGTCGCTGTGAGAGAGTTAGCTGCAATTGTCTTTACAAAAGACGAATTAATTAGCAGCAGT TCATTATCAAGAAGTACCATGACATTTCCAGTGGAAAGAGCAACCAAATCCTGGGAGACAAAATGA
- the LOC134196558 gene encoding uncharacterized protein LOC134196558 isoform X1, producing MVSERMDPDSPAAADLEQHCEPDKDSEEINIESITHDCAQQDQPSEQLNLRERVQRLEDTVRKMVDNLKKIINRRTRNEELGSDNENEDGNNIDMSLLKRKCRAASSASVAVRELAAIVFTKDELISSSVRGLKTHKDKQAKSCLPPKKLEKLHIIIKKYHDISSGKSNQILGDKMKYLRVQGNQ from the exons ATGGTGTCAGAAAGAATGGACCCGGATTCACCTGCAGCTGCAGACTTGGAACAGCATTG CGAGCCTGACAAAGATTCAGAAGAGATCAATATTGAAAGCATCACGCATGACTGCGCTCAG CAAGATCAACCCTCTGAACAATTAAATTTACGAGAACGAGTACAACGGCTGGAAGACACTGTGAGAAAGATGGTAGATAACTTGAAAAAG ATCATTAATAGAAGAACTAGAAATGAAGAATTAGGGAGTGACAAC GAGAATGAAGATGGCAACAATATAGACATG TCTTTGTTGAAAAGAAAATGCAGAGCTGCATCATCCGCTTCCGTCGCTGTGAGAGAGTTAGCTGCAATTGTCTTTACAAAAGACGAATTAATTAGCAGCAGTGTACGTGGTCTGAAAACCCacaaagataaacaagcaaagtCTTGCCTGCCACCAAAGAAGCTTGAAAAATTACACA TCATTATCAAGAAGTACCATGACATTTCCAGTGGAAAGAGCAACCAAATCCTGGGAGACAAAATGAAGTATTTGAGAGTACAAGGCAACCAATGA